Proteins encoded in a region of the Carassius auratus strain Wakin chromosome 21, ASM336829v1, whole genome shotgun sequence genome:
- the LOC113039053 gene encoding mothers against decapentaplegic homolog 7-like, whose product MFRTKRSGLVRRLWRSRAPAEGDGDADTSGAAGCCLGKPGASKPNPGTEAELKALTYSILKKIKEKQLEVLLQAVESRGGARSPCLLLPGKADARLGQQSLPLPLLLYKVFRWPDLRHSSELKRLSCCESYGKINPDLVCCNPHHMSRLCELESPPPPYSRYPTDFLKPPDSPGSVPASTETGGTAYSAPMGFSDSLALQERGEQPHWCVVAYWEEKTRVGRLYSVQEPSLDIFYDLPQGTGFCLGQLASDNKSQLVQMVRAKIGYGIQLSREPDGVWVYNRSCYPIFIKSATLDNPDSRTLLVHKVFPGFSIKAFDFEKAGSLQRPNDHEFSQQPRTGFTVQISFVKGWGQCYTRQFISSCPCWLEVIFNNR is encoded by the exons ATGTTCAGGACCAAACGATCGGGGCTCGTCAGGCGACTCTGGAGGAGCCGCGCGCCCGCGGAGGGCGACGGAGACGCGGACACCAGCGGCGCCGCGGGCTGCTGTCTCGGTAAACCGGGCGCCAGTAAGCCGAACCCCGGCACCGAGGCCGAACTGAAGGCGCTGACATACTCGATCCTGAAGAAGATCAAGGAGAAGCAGCTGGAGGTGCTCCTGCAGGCGGTGGAGTCCCGCGGCGGAGCGCGCAGCCCCTGCCTCCTCCTCCCGGGGAAAGCGGACGCCAGGCTGGGTCAGCAGTCGCTCCCGCTGCCGCTGCTGCTCTACAAGGTGTTCCGGTGGCCGGACCTCCGGCATTCCTCGGAATTAAAGAGACTTTCGTGCTGTGAATCTTACGGGAAAATCAACCCGGATCTCGTGTGCTGCAACCCGCATCATATGAGCAGACTGTGCGAGCTCG AATCCCCCCCACCCCCGTACTCAAGATATCCCACCGATTTTCTTAAACCACCTG ATTCTCCAGGTTCTGTGCCTGCTTCCACTGAAACTGGAGGAACGGCGTATTCGGCCCCTATGGGGTTCTCAG ATTCCCTGGCTCTTCAGGAGCGTGGAGAACAGCCTCATTGGTGTGTGGTGGCGTACTGGGAGGAAAAGACCCGCGTTGGGCGCCTATACTCCGTCCAGGAGCCATCTCTGGACATCTTTTATGACCTACCTCAGGGCACAGGCTTTTGCTTGGGCCAACTCGCCTCCGACAACAAGAGTCAACTGGTGCAAATGGTTCGGGCCAAGATTGGCTACGGCATCCAGCTGAGCCGCGAACCCGACGGTGTGTGGGTGTATAACCGGAGTTGCTACCCTATATTCATCAAGTCAGCCACACTGGACAACCCCGACTCGCGTACGCTGCTGGTGCATAAAGTATTCCCTGGCTTTTCCATCAAGGCCTTTGACTTTGAGAAGGCGGGAAGCCTACAGCGGCCCAATGACCATGAGTTCAGCCAGCAGCCGCGGACGGGCTTCACCGTGCAGATCAGTTTCGTGAAGGGCTGGGGGCAGTGCTACACCAGACAGTTCATCAGCAGCTGCCCCTGCTGGCTGGAGGTCATATTCAATAACCGATAA